In Streptomyces sp. SLBN-118, the following are encoded in one genomic region:
- a CDS encoding pyridoxamine 5'-phosphate oxidase family protein — translation MTLAPPRSREERRRDVLVHFEKDVDTWVSTADLDGGPYLVPLSFLWDGTFFYISTVRSSPTSRNLLAGGRVRLAFGATRDVVLVEGAAAPVQPEDEGPEFGDTFAQKTGFDPRELKTPYQYFRIKPRHVQAWREVNELSGRDLMQEGNWL, via the coding sequence ATGACTCTCGCACCACCGCGCAGCCGCGAAGAGCGCCGCCGCGATGTTCTCGTGCACTTCGAGAAGGACGTCGACACCTGGGTGTCCACTGCGGACCTGGACGGCGGGCCCTACCTGGTGCCGCTGTCCTTCCTGTGGGACGGCACCTTCTTCTACATCTCCACGGTGCGCTCCTCGCCCACCAGCCGGAACCTCCTCGCAGGCGGCCGGGTTCGGCTCGCGTTCGGCGCGACGCGTGATGTCGTCCTGGTCGAGGGCGCCGCAGCACCCGTTCAACCGGAGGACGAGGGCCCCGAGTTCGGGGACACCTTCGCGCAGAAGACCGGTTTCGATCCGCGTGAGCTGAAGACGCCGTACCAGTACTTCCGTATCAAGCCCCGGCACGTACAGGCGTGGCGGGAGGTCAATGAACTGTCCGGGCGCGACCTCATGCAGGAGGGCAACTGGCTATGA
- a CDS encoding phytanoyl-CoA dioxygenase family protein has translation MTHNVTDAAVGTLEGSGFVPLPGLVPAAGLARLRRAAGVLRERAAHLESSAGDFVLEAAGVGGWVAWQRGDPQVAGLLRSVSRAHHHAPDLALLQAELDLPEGLVPRLVGAPGVLVNSFLWAKPPRLGSEKPWHQDLAFAPDGFDTAAHSVVTVWVAVEAATEANGALQFIPGSHRHGLFEHRGVRERQPGRPPLADAVEPHVDPAEVLPAPAPVSVPLSPGSAVAFDGMMLHRSAPNSTASEPRTAISFVYRVPRPAWSHPDRRR, from the coding sequence ATGACCCACAACGTGACCGATGCCGCCGTCGGCACCCTGGAGGGGAGCGGGTTCGTCCCACTGCCCGGCCTGGTGCCGGCGGCGGGGCTCGCCCGGCTGCGCCGGGCCGCCGGCGTGCTGCGCGAACGCGCCGCCCACCTCGAGTCCTCGGCGGGGGATTTCGTTCTGGAGGCGGCCGGGGTGGGCGGCTGGGTGGCCTGGCAGCGGGGCGATCCGCAGGTCGCCGGGCTGCTGCGCTCGGTGAGCCGGGCCCATCACCACGCTCCGGACCTGGCCCTGCTGCAGGCCGAACTGGACCTGCCCGAGGGCCTGGTGCCCCGGCTGGTGGGCGCGCCGGGTGTGCTGGTGAACTCCTTCCTGTGGGCCAAGCCGCCCCGGCTGGGCTCGGAGAAGCCGTGGCACCAGGACCTGGCGTTCGCTCCCGACGGTTTCGACACCGCCGCGCACAGCGTGGTCACGGTCTGGGTCGCGGTGGAGGCGGCGACCGAGGCCAACGGCGCTCTGCAGTTCATCCCCGGCTCCCACCGGCACGGCCTGTTCGAGCACCGCGGCGTCCGCGAGCGACAGCCCGGCCGGCCGCCCCTCGCGGACGCGGTCGAACCTCATGTGGACCCCGCCGAAGTGCTGCCCGCACCCGCTCCCGTGTCGGTGCCGCTGTCACCCGGTTCGGCGGTCGCCTTCGACGGGATGATGCTGCACCGTTCGGCCCCCAACTCGACGGCGAGCGAGCCGCGGACGGCGATCAGCTTCGTCTACCGGGTGCCCAGGCCGGCCTGGTCCCACCCCGACCGCCGGAGGTAG
- a CDS encoding ATP-grasp domain-containing protein, translating to MPLHTMNERVAVVVDGYSTGALYAPAFAAYGIGTVHVENRAERAGAFRATYAPESYRAAYAFDGDWETLLRSLERHDVGWVTAGTESGVELADKLAAVLGLEANNEPASSAARRDKLQMQQALTGAGAPAAWHAAVTTAEEAYAVTAGHGGGPVVVKPLRSAGTDGVFCCTGPQEAAAAAGKLLGSRSVYGQTNASVLVQEYLAGDEYMVNCLSADGQHTVTEIWRSVKTVLAGAPVYDYIDLVPPHHPDAQPVTAYVRDVLDALGTRWGPSHTEVINTADGPRLVESAARPQGTIDVSAVTRATGRNPVANTVHAMLVPDLYTSRRLPTVPLAEARGVSFICPSSGRLRRDLDWSRLRTLPSYHSMLAPAGRAGEFVRRTKDLFTRPGAVYLIHRDRSVVERDHATIRQWEHDGFYDIEVDD from the coding sequence ATGCCCCTGCACACCATGAACGAGCGGGTCGCCGTCGTCGTAGACGGCTACTCCACCGGAGCGCTGTACGCGCCGGCCTTCGCCGCGTACGGAATCGGCACGGTGCACGTGGAGAACCGGGCGGAGCGTGCCGGAGCCTTCCGCGCCACGTACGCCCCGGAGAGCTACCGGGCGGCGTACGCCTTCGACGGTGACTGGGAGACGCTGCTGCGCTCCCTGGAGCGGCACGATGTCGGATGGGTGACCGCCGGCACCGAATCGGGGGTGGAGCTGGCCGACAAGCTCGCCGCCGTACTGGGCCTCGAGGCGAACAACGAGCCCGCCTCATCGGCCGCGCGCCGGGACAAGCTGCAGATGCAGCAGGCGCTCACCGGCGCCGGTGCGCCGGCCGCCTGGCACGCCGCGGTCACCACCGCCGAGGAGGCGTATGCGGTGACCGCAGGGCACGGCGGCGGGCCGGTCGTCGTCAAACCCCTGCGCAGTGCGGGCACGGACGGCGTGTTCTGCTGTACGGGTCCGCAGGAGGCCGCGGCCGCCGCGGGCAAACTCCTGGGCAGCCGCAGCGTCTACGGCCAGACCAACGCGTCCGTCCTTGTGCAGGAGTATCTGGCCGGCGACGAATACATGGTCAACTGCCTTTCCGCGGACGGGCAGCACACCGTCACCGAGATCTGGCGCTCCGTCAAAACGGTCCTGGCGGGTGCGCCCGTCTACGACTACATCGATCTGGTGCCGCCCCACCACCCCGACGCACAACCCGTCACCGCCTACGTACGAGACGTCCTGGACGCGCTGGGGACCCGCTGGGGTCCCTCCCACACCGAGGTCATCAACACCGCTGACGGGCCACGGCTGGTCGAGAGCGCGGCACGCCCTCAGGGCACCATCGACGTGTCGGCGGTGACGCGGGCGACCGGCCGCAACCCGGTGGCGAACACCGTGCACGCCATGCTCGTCCCCGATCTCTACACCTCCAGGCGGCTGCCGACGGTTCCGCTCGCCGAGGCCCGTGGTGTGAGCTTCATCTGCCCGAGCAGCGGGCGGCTGCGCCGGGACCTGGACTGGTCCCGTCTGCGGACCCTGCCCTCGTACCACAGCATGCTCGCTCCGGCCGGACGCGCGGGTGAGTTCGTCCGTCGCACCAAGGACCTGTTCACCCGGCCGGGCGCCGTCTATCTGATCCACCGGGACCGCTCGGTGGTGGAGCGGGATCACGCCACCATCAGGCAGTGGGAACACGACGGCTTCTACGACATCGAGGTCGACGACTGA
- a CDS encoding FAD-dependent monooxygenase: MAPFDLSDLSALLRACAGGAEGEGEGEAGDLDDSKLDVPFFDLGYDSLALLQTSARIEDEHGLTLDEEAVDEAETPREYIDLVNRALAARGTDALHTDAVVVGAGPAGLALTLMLLRSGVRVVLVERSPSAGRDFHGEILQPGGQRILDQLGVLDAARVRGAVDLDGFQVLERDRLLLDIDYRRLDAPYNRLLALPQRHLLDELLARCRRLPGFHYLGGHRISSLLQTDGEGNGGCAGAVVSGPGGRRITVRAQVVVGCDGRFSKTRQLAGIASGRTEAFDQDVVWFALPASGRTTGRVRVHRAGTAAVLVHDCWPDRLRIGWTLPHHTWQQAAGRGIDDIRRELAAALPYLADLIGEHLTQLSDLTLLDVFAARADQWVRDGLVLAGDSAHTHGPLGAQGINQALQDSAVLHPLLVAAIGAGDCSQARLAAFEAARAPAAEAVLRMQRLQAAAFFGHGGPLAAFLRARAARLVTRTPLGARITRRIAYGEPQVRVRTDLFGVDGDRPAAQSSTSMS; encoded by the coding sequence GTGGCACCGTTCGACCTGTCGGACCTGAGCGCCCTGCTGCGTGCATGCGCGGGCGGAGCGGAGGGGGAGGGGGAGGGGGAGGCCGGGGACCTGGACGACAGCAAGCTCGACGTGCCGTTCTTCGACCTCGGGTACGACTCGCTGGCGCTCCTGCAGACCTCTGCCCGGATCGAGGACGAGCACGGGCTCACCCTGGACGAGGAAGCCGTCGACGAGGCCGAGACCCCCCGCGAGTACATCGACCTCGTCAACCGGGCCCTGGCCGCCCGCGGCACGGACGCATTGCACACGGACGCGGTGGTGGTCGGCGCCGGCCCGGCAGGCCTCGCCCTCACCCTGATGCTCCTGCGGTCAGGGGTGAGGGTCGTGCTGGTGGAGCGCTCGCCCTCGGCCGGACGTGACTTCCACGGGGAGATCCTTCAGCCCGGCGGCCAGCGCATCCTGGACCAGCTGGGAGTGCTGGACGCGGCCCGCGTCCGGGGCGCCGTGGACCTGGACGGATTCCAGGTCCTTGAGCGGGACAGGCTGCTCCTGGACATCGACTACCGCCGCCTCGACGCACCGTACAACCGGCTGCTCGCCCTGCCGCAGCGCCATCTGCTCGACGAACTGCTGGCCCGCTGCCGCCGGCTGCCCGGCTTCCACTACCTGGGCGGGCACCGCATCAGCAGTCTGCTGCAGACGGACGGGGAGGGGAACGGTGGGTGTGCGGGGGCCGTGGTGAGCGGGCCCGGCGGGCGGCGCATCACCGTACGGGCCCAGGTGGTCGTGGGCTGCGACGGACGGTTCTCCAAGACCCGGCAGCTCGCCGGGATCGCGTCCGGCCGCACCGAGGCCTTCGACCAGGACGTGGTGTGGTTCGCGCTTCCGGCGTCCGGCCGCACGACCGGCCGGGTGCGGGTGCACCGGGCGGGAACCGCCGCGGTACTCGTCCACGACTGCTGGCCGGACCGGCTCAGGATCGGCTGGACGCTGCCCCACCACACCTGGCAGCAGGCCGCCGGGCGCGGCATCGACGACATCCGGCGCGAACTGGCCGCCGCCCTGCCCTATTTGGCCGACCTCATCGGCGAACATCTCACACAGCTGTCCGACCTCACACTGCTCGACGTCTTCGCCGCCCGCGCCGATCAGTGGGTGCGCGACGGCCTGGTGCTGGCGGGGGACAGCGCGCACACCCACGGCCCGCTCGGCGCACAGGGCATCAACCAGGCCCTGCAGGACTCCGCCGTCCTGCATCCGCTGCTCGTCGCCGCCATCGGCGCCGGGGACTGTTCACAAGCGCGCCTCGCCGCCTTCGAGGCGGCTCGTGCCCCCGCGGCCGAGGCGGTCCTGCGGATGCAGCGCCTGCAGGCCGCCGCCTTCTTCGGCCACGGTGGACCACTCGCCGCGTTCCTGCGCGCCCGCGCCGCGCGGCTCGTCACGCGCACACCGCTCGGAGCGCGGATCACCCGGCGTATCGCCTACGGCGAGCCCCAAGTCCGCGTACGGACCGATCTGTTCGGCGTGGACGGGGACCGCCCCGCTGCTCAGTCGTCGACCTCGATGTCGTAG
- a CDS encoding beta-ketoacyl synthase N-terminal-like domain-containing protein, translated as MSARIRSGQPAALVTGIGVAAPNGLGARAWWAAVLRGESGIGPVTRFDADGYPVQVAGEIDGFVDEDHVPARLRPATDRITRLTLAVAAEALADADAAPALSAGNNAGAVTASSAGGVELGQSELQALWSKGRRHVSVYHASAWFPAAGGGQLAIRHQLQGPGGAVVAEQAGGLDAVAQARRELRNGARLMLAGGVDSALCPWAWAAHMAAGTLSTVAEPALAYRPFAPEACGHVLGEGGALLVIEDAETAQARGATGYGTVAGCAATFDGPGVPRLRAAAERALADAGVSPADVDVVFADAAGERGADRAEAEAITALFGPYGVPVTAPKTMTGRLLAGGSSLDLAAALLALRDGVVPPTTATERTADDCPLDLVIGEPRRGGVLRCALVLARGRGGFNSAAVVRGPG; from the coding sequence ATGAGCGCCCGGATCCGCAGCGGGCAGCCCGCCGCCCTCGTCACCGGAATCGGCGTCGCAGCCCCCAACGGCCTGGGCGCCCGCGCCTGGTGGGCCGCCGTGCTGCGTGGTGAGAGCGGCATCGGGCCCGTCACCCGATTCGACGCCGACGGCTATCCGGTACAGGTCGCGGGCGAGATCGACGGCTTCGTGGACGAGGACCACGTTCCGGCCCGGCTGCGGCCGGCCACCGACCGGATCACCCGGCTCACCCTCGCCGTGGCGGCCGAAGCCCTGGCCGACGCGGACGCCGCCCCGGCCCTGTCGGCCGGCAACAACGCCGGTGCTGTCACGGCCAGTTCCGCAGGCGGCGTCGAACTCGGCCAGAGCGAGCTGCAGGCGCTGTGGAGCAAGGGGCGACGGCACGTCAGCGTGTACCACGCGAGCGCCTGGTTCCCCGCGGCCGGGGGTGGCCAGCTGGCCATCCGGCATCAGCTGCAGGGCCCCGGCGGCGCCGTTGTCGCCGAACAGGCGGGCGGCCTGGACGCGGTGGCACAGGCCCGCCGGGAGCTGCGTAACGGCGCACGCCTGATGCTGGCCGGTGGCGTCGACTCGGCGCTGTGCCCCTGGGCCTGGGCCGCGCACATGGCGGCCGGCACCCTGAGCACGGTCGCCGAACCGGCCCTCGCCTACCGTCCGTTCGCCCCCGAAGCCTGCGGGCATGTCCTGGGGGAGGGCGGCGCACTGCTGGTCATCGAGGACGCCGAGACCGCACAAGCACGCGGCGCGACGGGCTACGGGACCGTGGCAGGATGCGCGGCCACCTTCGACGGACCCGGCGTGCCCCGATTGCGCGCGGCTGCCGAACGGGCCCTCGCGGATGCCGGAGTGAGTCCCGCCGACGTCGACGTCGTGTTCGCCGACGCCGCCGGCGAGCGCGGTGCCGACAGGGCCGAGGCCGAGGCGATCACCGCACTGTTCGGCCCGTACGGCGTCCCGGTCACCGCGCCCAAGACCATGACCGGCCGCCTGCTGGCAGGAGGCTCCTCCCTCGATCTGGCCGCCGCCCTGCTCGCCCTGCGCGACGGCGTCGTGCCGCCGACCACCGCGACCGAACGCACCGCGGACGACTGCCCGCTCGACCTGGTGATCGGCGAGCCCCGGCGTGGCGGCGTACTGCGCTGCGCGCTGGTCCTGGCCCGCGGCAGGGGCGGGTTCAACTCCGCGGCCGTCGTACGCGGCCCGGGCTGA
- a CDS encoding beta-ketoacyl synthase → MRRVVVTGLGVVAPGAVGTKEFWSLLTAGRTATRAITLFDPAPYRSRIAAEAAFDPAEHHVTPDAVERLDRAAQFALVSAREAIADSGLDRTEDPLRTGVALGSAAGCVTDLSTEYAVVSDCGSTWHVDHTRAVPHLLDCLMPSSLAAEVALDSGAQGPVTLLSNGCTAGLDSIGHAAALIREDSADVMIAGGTEAPVAPIPVAAFDALKVTSRRNDEPRTASRPFDRTRDGFVLGEGSAVLILEEFEHARRRGARMYAEIAGFARRSSAYHMTGLRPGGHDLARTVRAALDQARIDPGDVDYINAHGAGTRQNDLYETEALKRSFGSHAYRIPVSSIASMIGHALGAAGSLGVCASALVIEHGVVPPTANLRVPDPACDLDYTPLTAREQRTDTVLGVGSGFGGFHSAVLLTRPRPAAGP, encoded by the coding sequence ATGAGGCGCGTCGTGGTCACCGGCCTTGGCGTGGTCGCGCCCGGTGCAGTGGGCACCAAGGAATTCTGGTCGCTGCTCACCGCGGGCCGCACCGCCACCCGGGCCATCACGCTCTTCGACCCCGCCCCCTACCGTTCCCGCATCGCAGCCGAGGCCGCCTTCGACCCGGCCGAGCACCATGTCACCCCGGACGCCGTCGAACGACTCGACAGGGCCGCCCAGTTCGCTCTGGTCAGCGCGCGTGAGGCAATCGCCGACAGCGGCCTGGACCGTACGGAGGATCCACTGCGCACCGGGGTCGCGCTCGGCAGTGCGGCCGGCTGCGTCACGGACCTGAGCACCGAGTACGCAGTCGTCAGCGACTGCGGATCCACCTGGCACGTCGATCACACCCGCGCCGTGCCGCACCTTCTCGACTGCCTCATGCCCAGTTCGCTGGCGGCCGAAGTGGCTCTGGACAGCGGCGCGCAGGGGCCCGTCACGTTGTTGTCCAACGGCTGTACCGCGGGCCTGGACTCCATCGGGCACGCAGCCGCCCTGATCCGCGAGGACAGCGCCGACGTCATGATCGCAGGCGGCACCGAGGCACCCGTCGCCCCGATCCCCGTGGCCGCTTTCGACGCGCTGAAGGTGACCAGCCGGCGCAACGACGAGCCCCGGACCGCCTCCCGGCCCTTCGACCGGACGCGCGACGGCTTCGTGCTCGGAGAGGGATCGGCCGTGCTGATCCTGGAGGAGTTCGAGCACGCGCGCCGCCGGGGCGCGAGGATGTACGCCGAGATCGCCGGTTTCGCCCGGCGCAGCAGCGCCTACCACATGACCGGGCTGCGCCCGGGTGGCCACGACCTGGCCCGGACCGTCCGGGCCGCCCTCGACCAGGCGCGGATCGACCCCGGAGATGTCGACTACATCAACGCCCACGGCGCAGGCACCCGGCAGAACGACCTGTACGAGACCGAGGCCCTCAAACGCAGCTTCGGCTCGCACGCCTACCGCATCCCCGTCAGCTCCATCGCATCGATGATCGGCCACGCCCTCGGGGCGGCCGGCTCTCTCGGCGTCTGCGCGAGCGCGCTCGTCATCGAACACGGTGTGGTGCCGCCCACCGCCAATCTGCGCGTCCCCGACCCGGCCTGCGACCTCGACTACACCCCGCTGACCGCCCGCGAGCAGCGCACCGACACGGTGCTCGGCGTCGGCAGCGGCTTCGGCGGATTCCACAGTGCCGTGCTCCTCACCCGCCCGCGTCCGGCAGCGGGCCCATGA
- a CDS encoding AfsR/SARP family transcriptional regulator, with protein MKMKVLGPLSAEVNGVSIVPTAGKPRQILALLALYPGRVMPVPTLMEEIWNTDLPPSALTTLQTYILQLRRRLGTAMGPDAPGSAKDVLATRYGGYLLQIPSEAVDVHEYESLVAQGQDAFEEGDDHTAARSLREALDLWEGPALVDVRVGPILEIEVTRLEESRLVARERRIDADLRLGRHGELIAELTDLIARHPQHEGLHSQAMVALYRSGRQASALDVYRRLRRRLIEDLGVEPSPQLQRLHQAILAVDPMLDVVAGPRRSSTFDLYAA; from the coding sequence GTGAAGATGAAGGTTCTGGGTCCACTGAGTGCCGAGGTCAACGGAGTCTCGATCGTTCCGACCGCCGGCAAGCCCCGCCAGATACTGGCCCTGCTCGCCCTGTACCCCGGGCGGGTCATGCCGGTCCCGACCCTCATGGAGGAGATATGGAACACGGACCTTCCACCCAGTGCCCTGACCACCCTGCAGACCTACATCCTGCAGTTGCGCAGGCGGCTCGGCACGGCCATGGGCCCCGATGCGCCGGGCTCGGCGAAGGACGTACTCGCCACCCGCTACGGCGGCTATCTCCTGCAGATCCCCTCCGAGGCGGTCGATGTGCACGAGTACGAAAGCCTGGTGGCCCAGGGCCAGGACGCGTTCGAAGAGGGCGATGACCACACCGCGGCCCGCTCCCTGCGCGAAGCCCTCGACCTGTGGGAAGGGCCCGCGCTCGTGGACGTACGCGTCGGCCCGATCCTGGAGATCGAGGTGACACGGCTGGAGGAGAGCCGACTCGTCGCCAGGGAACGCCGCATCGACGCCGACCTGCGCCTCGGCCGGCACGGTGAACTCATCGCCGAACTCACCGACCTGATTGCGCGTCACCCACAGCACGAAGGACTGCACTCGCAGGCCATGGTGGCGCTCTACCGCTCCGGCCGGCAGGCCTCCGCGCTCGACGTTTACCGCCGGCTGCGCAGGCGGCTGATCGAGGACCTGGGCGTGGAGCCCTCCCCGCAACTGCAGCGGCTGCACCAGGCGATCCTGGCCGTCGACCCGATGCTGGACGTCGTCGCAGGCCCCAGGCGCTCCTCGACCTTCGACCTGTACGCGGCGTGA
- a CDS encoding AfsR/SARP family transcriptional regulator: MEFRVLGPVEIHDEGTGVRIAVAGAKQRALLGALIVKRGQVVSAHRLIDELWGHTPPANATNALQAHVMRLRRLLPVPAPGSGEPHHEWIVTRSMGYVLRAGRAGTDAGQFHQLAAEGRAHAVTDPERAAGLLRRALALWRGAALEGAGRGDICSAEAAQLEEVRLTVLETLYDACLRAGRHGDVTGELEELTADHPMRERFYDLLMTALYRCGRQAEALSVYDRARKRLVHELGVEPGPALRGRMEAILHHDPGLEAPAYRGQVATVHRLPSSLHDATPHAAAGLGASVLSLSDEIARLRSHVERLAREQQHLMHRFDQLTAPPAAGQ; the protein is encoded by the coding sequence ATGGAGTTCCGCGTCCTCGGTCCGGTGGAGATCCATGACGAAGGCACCGGTGTGCGAATCGCTGTGGCGGGAGCCAAACAGCGGGCGCTGCTGGGCGCGTTGATCGTGAAGCGCGGACAGGTGGTGTCGGCGCACCGGCTCATCGACGAGCTGTGGGGCCACACCCCTCCGGCGAACGCGACCAATGCGCTGCAGGCTCATGTGATGCGGCTGCGGCGGCTGTTGCCGGTTCCGGCGCCGGGGTCGGGTGAGCCCCACCACGAGTGGATCGTGACCCGCTCGATGGGCTACGTGCTGCGCGCGGGCCGGGCCGGTACCGATGCGGGGCAGTTCCACCAGCTGGCCGCCGAAGGACGCGCTCACGCCGTGACGGACCCCGAGCGGGCGGCCGGCCTGCTGCGCCGGGCGCTGGCGCTGTGGCGGGGGGCGGCGCTGGAGGGCGCCGGGCGCGGGGACATCTGCTCGGCCGAGGCCGCCCAGCTGGAAGAGGTGCGGCTGACAGTGCTGGAGACGCTGTACGACGCGTGTCTGCGCGCAGGACGGCACGGCGATGTCACCGGTGAGCTGGAGGAGCTGACGGCTGATCACCCGATGCGGGAGCGCTTCTACGACCTGCTGATGACCGCCCTGTACCGGTGCGGCAGACAGGCGGAGGCCCTGAGTGTGTACGACCGGGCGCGCAAGCGACTGGTGCACGAGCTGGGGGTGGAGCCGGGGCCCGCGCTGCGCGGCCGTATGGAGGCGATCCTCCACCATGATCCGGGCCTTGAAGCACCGGCGTACCGCGGGCAGGTCGCCACCGTCCACAGGCTGCCCAGCTCCCTCCACGACGCCACCCCGCACGCCGCTGCGGGCCTGGGAGCGAGCGTGCTGAGTCTCAGCGACGAGATCGCACGCCTGCGCAGCCACGTCGAGCGGCTCGCGCGCGAACAGCAGCATCTGATGCACCGCTTCGACCAGTTGACGGCCCCACCCGCGGCCGGACAGTGA
- a CDS encoding phosphopantetheine-binding protein, which produces MSPEDAEALSLRQATQVLARLLYRDAADIEPDLTFWMLGVDALLGAQFVALLNAACGCDIDVAELDDYPTPAALSRHVATQLTGAPPPRPFAERAVPEPRPVVSAAGRASGKRSDVLSVLREQLAETLCCDVFDIDTEATFRSLGLDPVLGAEFLDFVNGAYGLQARPAVLFDHPSLSALAAHVAASTAALAPGPSAAWTR; this is translated from the coding sequence ATGAGCCCGGAAGACGCCGAGGCCCTGTCCCTCCGGCAGGCTACACAGGTGCTGGCCCGGCTGCTCTACCGGGATGCCGCGGACATCGAACCGGACCTGACCTTCTGGATGCTGGGCGTCGACGCCCTGCTCGGCGCCCAGTTCGTGGCCCTGCTGAACGCCGCTTGCGGATGCGACATCGACGTCGCCGAACTCGACGACTACCCCACGCCCGCAGCCCTTTCCCGGCATGTCGCCACCCAGCTGACGGGCGCCCCGCCGCCCAGACCGTTCGCAGAGCGGGCCGTGCCCGAGCCGAGGCCGGTTGTGTCCGCGGCGGGCAGGGCGAGCGGAAAGAGGTCCGACGTCCTCAGCGTCCTGCGCGAGCAGCTCGCCGAGACGCTCTGCTGCGACGTGTTCGACATCGACACCGAAGCCACCTTCCGCAGCCTGGGCCTGGACCCCGTACTGGGCGCCGAGTTCCTCGACTTCGTCAACGGCGCGTACGGGCTCCAGGCACGGCCCGCCGTCCTGTTCGACCACCCGAGCCTGTCCGCCCTGGCGGCCCATGTCGCGGCGAGCACCGCCGCCCTGGCTCCCGGGCCGTCGGCGGCCTGGACACGTTGA
- a CDS encoding AfsR/SARP family transcriptional regulator — MNIEVLGALSVREKGRSIAPSAPKPRQVLALLALNADQLVPVSQLVEELWGQNPPRSSRTTLQTYVLQVRDLIGEALAVGPDEGRSAKSVLVTLPGGYRLETEGGTVDFREFERRAGAGYRAMDAEDYSQAAARLRDALSLWSGPALADVQAGCQIGMEIERLEEARLCALDQRIEADLRLGRHRELLSELTVLVSRYRTHESLHGQFMLALHRSGRRGEALNAYQRLRNTLVAELGLEPSAALGRLQRSILMAQPDAPAPGGPGRGTRVPARVR; from the coding sequence ATGAACATCGAAGTGCTGGGGGCGCTGTCGGTGCGGGAGAAGGGACGGTCGATCGCGCCCTCCGCGCCCAAGCCACGGCAGGTTCTGGCCCTGCTCGCGCTGAACGCGGACCAACTGGTCCCGGTCTCCCAGCTGGTGGAGGAGCTGTGGGGCCAGAATCCGCCACGCAGCTCGCGCACCACTCTGCAGACCTATGTGCTCCAGGTGCGTGACCTCATCGGCGAGGCCCTGGCCGTCGGCCCCGACGAAGGGCGCAGCGCCAAGAGTGTCCTGGTCACCCTTCCCGGCGGCTACCGCCTGGAGACCGAGGGCGGCACCGTCGACTTCCGTGAATTCGAGCGCCGCGCCGGTGCCGGGTACCGGGCCATGGACGCCGAGGACTACTCCCAGGCGGCGGCACGGCTGCGGGACGCGCTGTCCCTGTGGTCGGGGCCCGCCCTGGCCGATGTACAGGCAGGATGCCAGATCGGCATGGAGATCGAGCGGCTGGAGGAAGCCCGGCTGTGCGCCCTCGACCAGCGGATCGAGGCCGATCTGCGCCTCGGACGCCACCGGGAACTCCTGTCCGAACTGACCGTGCTCGTCAGCCGGTACCGCACCCACGAGAGCCTGCACGGGCAGTTCATGCTCGCCCTGCACCGCTCCGGACGGCGCGGCGAGGCACTCAACGCCTACCAGCGGCTGCGCAACACCCTGGTCGCGGAGCTCGGCCTGGAGCCGTCGGCCGCGCTGGGCCGGCTGCAGCGCTCCATCCTCATGGCCCAGCCCGACGCCCCGGCGCCCGGGGGTCCGGGACGCGGCACGCGCGTACCGGCTCGCGTGCGCTGA
- a CDS encoding ScbR family autoregulator-binding transcription factor → MVKQERAARTREALIRSAAEVFDREGFTVASLTTICSLAGVSAGALHFHFATKAQLAGAVEEAALERLDGITAGEEQAVEPVSPLQLLVNASHRLIRGLGEDVVLRAGFELSGAAAGEHDLRRHWQQWVTRTLHNAEGEGELHRTVAPQDVVTAVVAATVGFEVLGARDSAWRSSPTVTRFWELLLPRLAVASVLAGLTAEGAPRP, encoded by the coding sequence ATGGTCAAGCAGGAACGCGCGGCGCGTACCCGTGAAGCACTGATCAGATCCGCGGCTGAGGTCTTCGACCGGGAAGGCTTCACCGTGGCCTCGCTCACCACGATCTGCTCGCTCGCGGGGGTGAGCGCCGGCGCGCTGCACTTCCACTTCGCCACCAAGGCCCAGCTCGCCGGGGCCGTCGAGGAGGCGGCCCTGGAGCGTCTGGACGGGATCACGGCGGGTGAGGAGCAGGCGGTCGAGCCGGTGAGCCCTCTGCAGTTGCTGGTCAACGCCTCGCACCGGCTCATCCGCGGCCTGGGCGAGGACGTGGTGCTGAGGGCCGGGTTCGAACTCAGCGGTGCCGCTGCCGGCGAGCACGACCTGCGCCGCCACTGGCAGCAGTGGGTCACGCGGACACTCCACAACGCCGAGGGGGAGGGAGAACTGCACCGGACGGTCGCACCGCAGGACGTGGTGACGGCGGTGGTGGCGGCCACGGTGGGCTTCGAGGTGCTCGGCGCGCGAGACTCCGCCTGGCGCTCCTCACCCACCGTCACCCGGTTCTGGGAGCTGCTGCTGCCACGGCTCGCCGTCGCATCGGTGCTCGCAGGACTCACGGCCGAGGGCGCGCCCCGGCCGTAG